One Kitasatospora sp. NBC_01287 DNA window includes the following coding sequences:
- a CDS encoding ArsR family transcriptional regulator, translating into MAALLGRGRAQVLSELASPASTTELTARTGQSAPNVAHHLAVLHAAGLVGRHRTGRTVLYLRTALAEALAPGG; encoded by the coding sequence CTGGCGGCCCTGCTCGGCCGCGGCCGGGCCCAGGTCCTCAGCGAGCTCGCCTCCCCCGCCTCCACCACCGAACTCACCGCCCGCACCGGCCAGTCGGCCCCCAACGTCGCCCACCACCTCGCCGTCCTGCACGCGGCGGGCCTGGTGGGCCGCCACCGCACCGGCCGCACCGTGCTCTACCTGCGCACCGCGCTGGCCGAGGCGCTGGCACCCGGCGGCTGA
- a CDS encoding helix-turn-helix transcriptional regulator: MSSGTGQTGSGVTVRRLLLGSQLRRLREAQGVTREDAGYEIRASESKIGRMELGRVSFKERDVADLLTLYGVTGATERTEVLSMVRAANATPWWHAYADVVPGWFQTYLGFEESAGTISTYEVQFVPGLLQTEEYARAVIRLGAQSAPQEEIERRVEVRMRRQRLLAAEGGPGLVTVIDEAALRRPCGGPEVMRGQLVRLLELADSPRIELQVMPLGFDGLSAETGAFSLLAFRESDLAEVVYLEQFTTALYLDRPREVAEYVDSLERLRSDSLSAEHSRELLRTLLQET, encoded by the coding sequence ATGAGCAGCGGGACGGGCCAGACCGGCAGCGGGGTGACGGTCCGACGACTGCTGCTCGGCTCACAACTGCGCCGACTGCGCGAGGCCCAGGGGGTCACCCGGGAGGACGCCGGCTACGAGATCCGCGCCTCCGAGTCGAAGATCGGCCGGATGGAGCTGGGCCGGGTCAGCTTCAAGGAGCGCGACGTCGCCGACCTGCTCACCCTCTACGGTGTCACCGGCGCGACCGAGCGCACCGAGGTGCTCTCGATGGTGCGCGCCGCCAACGCCACCCCCTGGTGGCACGCCTACGCCGACGTGGTGCCCGGCTGGTTCCAGACCTACCTGGGCTTCGAGGAGTCGGCCGGCACCATCTCCACCTACGAGGTGCAGTTCGTCCCCGGCCTGCTGCAGACCGAGGAGTACGCCCGCGCGGTGATCCGGCTCGGCGCGCAGAGCGCCCCGCAGGAGGAGATCGAGCGCCGGGTCGAGGTGCGGATGCGCCGCCAGCGGCTGCTGGCCGCCGAGGGCGGCCCGGGCCTGGTCACCGTGATCGACGAGGCCGCGCTGCGCCGCCCCTGCGGCGGCCCCGAGGTGATGCGCGGTCAGCTGGTCCGGCTGCTGGAGCTGGCCGATTCGCCGCGGATCGAGCTGCAGGTGATGCCGCTGGGCTTCGACGGCCTCTCCGCCGAGACCGGCGCCTTCTCGCTGCTCGCCTTCCGGGAGTCCGACCTCGCCGAGGTCGTCTACCTGGAGCAGTTCACCACCGCGCTCTACCTGGACCGCCCGCGCGAAGTGGCCGAGTACGTCGACTCCCTGGAGCGGCTGCGGTCCGACAGCCTGAGCGCCGAACACAGTCGCGAGCTTCTCCGGACTCTGCTCCAAGAGACCTGA
- a CDS encoding aldehyde dehydrogenase family protein, producing the protein MSHFSELALQYIDGEWRQGSGSWDIVDINPYNGEKLAAITVATVAEVDQAYRAAERAQRDWAATNPYTRRLVFERALRIVEEREQEITETIIAELGGTHLKAAFELSLTKDMLREAMQLAIRPEGRILPSPVDGKENRLYRLPVGVVGVISPFNFPLFLSMKPVAPALALGNAVVLKPHQDAPIVGGTLLAKIFEDAGLPAGLLNVVVTDIAEIGDALLEHPVPKAISFTGSDRVGRHVATVAASHFKRSVLELGGNSALLVLDDADVDYAVDAAVFSRFAHQGQVCMAANRVLVDRAVLAEFTEKFVAKTASLTVGDPKDPATQIGPLINTTQADALTAQVDQAVADGATVLLRGTTVGTLMAPVVLTDLDPQAPILHRELFGPVVLLVPFDGEDEAVAIANDTPFGLSGAVHTADIERGVRVAQRIETGMIHVNDGTIHDEPIVPFGGEKNSGVGRLNGESTVEAFTTQKWISIQHGRSRFPF; encoded by the coding sequence GTGTCGCACTTTTCGGAACTCGCCCTGCAGTACATCGACGGTGAATGGCGCCAGGGCAGCGGCTCCTGGGACATCGTCGACATCAACCCCTACAACGGCGAGAAGCTGGCCGCGATCACGGTGGCCACCGTCGCCGAGGTCGACCAGGCCTACCGGGCGGCCGAACGGGCGCAGCGCGACTGGGCCGCGACCAACCCCTACACCCGCCGGCTGGTCTTCGAGCGCGCCCTGCGGATCGTCGAGGAGCGCGAGCAGGAGATCACCGAGACGATCATCGCCGAGCTCGGCGGCACCCACCTCAAGGCCGCCTTCGAGCTCTCGCTGACCAAGGACATGCTGCGCGAGGCGATGCAGCTGGCGATCCGCCCCGAGGGCCGGATCCTGCCCTCGCCGGTGGACGGCAAGGAGAACCGCCTCTACCGCCTGCCCGTCGGTGTGGTCGGCGTGATCAGCCCCTTCAACTTCCCGCTCTTCCTGTCGATGAAGCCGGTCGCCCCCGCGCTCGCGCTCGGCAACGCCGTGGTGCTCAAGCCGCACCAGGACGCCCCGATCGTCGGCGGCACCCTGCTCGCCAAGATCTTCGAGGACGCCGGCCTGCCGGCGGGCCTGCTCAACGTGGTGGTCACCGACATCGCGGAGATCGGTGACGCGCTGCTGGAGCACCCGGTGCCCAAGGCGATCTCCTTCACCGGCTCGGACCGGGTGGGCCGGCACGTGGCCACCGTCGCCGCCTCGCACTTCAAGCGCTCGGTGCTGGAGCTGGGCGGCAACAGCGCACTGCTCGTGCTGGACGACGCGGACGTCGACTACGCGGTGGACGCGGCCGTCTTCAGCCGCTTCGCGCACCAGGGCCAGGTCTGCATGGCCGCCAACCGGGTGCTGGTGGACCGCGCGGTGCTGGCCGAGTTCACCGAGAAGTTCGTCGCCAAGACCGCCTCGCTCACCGTCGGCGACCCCAAGGACCCGGCCACCCAGATCGGCCCGCTGATCAACACGACCCAGGCGGACGCGCTCACCGCCCAGGTCGACCAGGCGGTGGCCGACGGCGCCACCGTACTGCTGCGCGGCACCACCGTGGGCACCCTGATGGCACCCGTGGTGCTCACCGACCTGGACCCGCAGGCCCCGATCCTGCACCGCGAGCTCTTCGGCCCGGTCGTCCTGCTGGTGCCCTTCGACGGTGAGGACGAGGCGGTGGCGATCGCCAACGACACCCCCTTCGGCCTCAGCGGCGCGGTGCACACCGCCGACATCGAGCGCGGGGTGCGGGTGGCCCAGCGGATCGAGACCGGCATGATCCACGTCAACGACGGCACCATCCACGACGAGCCGATCGTGCCGTTCGGCGGCGAGAAGAACTCCGGGGTGGGCCGGCTGAACGGCGAGTCCACGGTGGAGGCCTTCACCACGCAGAAGTGGATCTCCATCCAGCACGGGCGCAGCCGCTTCCCGTTCTGA
- a CDS encoding VWA domain-containing protein: MTEPITRRSLVGALALGLAALATGCDSGHGPGPAPGPSGGQEGSTGSTAPGGAGDPPPSGAPYTLRVLAGSELQDLQPVLDDVRKATGVSVRFTYTGTLDGAATVSSGKADGTYDALWFGSNHYLRLDQGAAGKLLSETSVMVSPVALGVRSSVLATLGWDPAHTTWSQVGQAVAANGLTFGMTDPSQSNSGFSALIGLAAAFSGAQAALTQDDVAKATPALRGFFAGQQLTSGSSGWLAQAYQRAARGGAGRQVGALVNYESVLLSLNRTLPTDAQLTVIRPADGVVSADYPLTLLSSAGAGARDAFSRLTAELLRPEVQRQISDTTERRPVVPGVAPGPGLGTDRRPELPFPGSRAVADALLAAYQNQLRRPSRTVYVLDTSGSMQGARLDGLKQALGQLTGADGSPAANGFREREEVTLISFADDVKWEHTHQVPDTAPQAELASIEADVQSLSAGGGTAIYSTLEHAYQLVAQQQAAARDDRFTSIVLMTDGESNEGDSADGFTAFYRALPTAQQTVPVFPILFGEGALAQLQGIADTTGGKLFDATAGPSALDGVFEEIRGYQ, translated from the coding sequence ATGACCGAGCCGATCACCCGCCGCTCGCTGGTCGGTGCCCTGGCGCTGGGCCTGGCGGCGCTGGCCACCGGGTGCGACAGCGGCCACGGGCCGGGGCCCGCGCCGGGCCCGAGCGGCGGCCAGGAGGGCAGCACCGGCTCCACGGCCCCGGGGGGCGCCGGCGACCCGCCGCCGTCCGGCGCGCCGTACACCCTGCGGGTGCTGGCCGGCAGCGAACTGCAGGACCTGCAGCCGGTCCTCGATGACGTGCGGAAGGCCACCGGGGTCAGCGTCCGGTTCACCTACACCGGCACCCTGGACGGCGCCGCGACGGTCTCCTCCGGCAAGGCCGACGGGACGTACGACGCCCTCTGGTTCGGCTCCAACCACTACCTGCGGCTGGACCAGGGCGCGGCCGGCAAGCTGCTCTCGGAGACCTCGGTGATGGTCTCGCCGGTGGCGCTCGGGGTGCGCTCCTCGGTGCTCGCCACGCTCGGCTGGGACCCGGCGCACACCACCTGGTCGCAGGTCGGGCAGGCGGTGGCGGCGAACGGCCTGACCTTCGGCATGACGGACCCCTCGCAGTCCAACTCCGGCTTCTCCGCGCTGATCGGGCTGGCGGCCGCCTTCTCCGGTGCCCAGGCGGCGCTGACCCAGGACGACGTGGCGAAGGCCACCCCGGCGCTGCGCGGCTTCTTCGCGGGCCAGCAGCTCACCTCGGGCTCCTCGGGCTGGCTGGCGCAGGCCTACCAGCGCGCGGCGCGGGGCGGCGCGGGGCGGCAGGTGGGGGCGCTGGTGAACTACGAGTCGGTGCTGCTCTCGCTGAACCGCACGCTGCCCACCGACGCGCAACTGACGGTGATCCGGCCCGCCGACGGCGTGGTGTCCGCCGACTACCCGCTCACCCTGCTGAGTTCGGCCGGCGCCGGGGCCAGGGACGCGTTCAGCCGGTTGACCGCCGAGTTGCTGCGGCCCGAGGTGCAGCGCCAGATCTCCGACACCACCGAGCGGCGGCCGGTGGTGCCGGGCGTCGCGCCGGGCCCGGGCCTGGGCACCGACCGGCGGCCCGAACTGCCGTTCCCCGGGAGCCGGGCGGTGGCGGACGCGCTGCTCGCCGCCTACCAGAACCAGCTGCGCCGCCCCTCGCGCACGGTCTACGTGCTGGACACCTCGGGCTCGATGCAGGGGGCCCGGCTGGACGGGCTGAAGCAGGCGCTGGGGCAGCTGACCGGGGCGGACGGCAGCCCGGCGGCCAACGGGTTCCGCGAGCGCGAGGAGGTCACGCTGATCTCCTTCGCGGACGACGTGAAGTGGGAGCACACCCACCAGGTGCCCGACACCGCGCCGCAGGCCGAACTGGCCTCGATCGAGGCGGACGTGCAGAGCCTGTCGGCCGGCGGGGGCACCGCGATCTACAGCACGTTGGAGCACGCGTACCAGCTCGTCGCGCAGCAGCAGGCGGCGGCGCGGGACGACCGGTTCACCTCGATCGTGCTGATGACCGACGGCGAGAGCAACGAGGGCGACTCGGCGGACGGGTTCACCGCCTTCTACCGGGCGCTGCCGACCGCCCAGCAGACGGTGCCGGTCTTCCCGATCCTCTTCGGCGAGGGCGCGCTCGCGCAGTTGCAGGGGATCGCGGACACCACGGGCGGCAAGCTGTTCGACGCGACGGCGGGTCCGAGCGCGCTGGACGGGGTCTTCGAGGAGATCCGTGGCTACCAGTGA
- the pyk gene encoding pyruvate kinase produces MHTLGAMRRAKIVCTLGPAADSYDQIKSLVDAGMDIARFNLSHGSQAEHEERYRRVRKAADETGRSVGILVDLQGPKIRLGTFAEGPVLLERGDDFTITVDDVPGDREICGTTYPGLANDVARGERILIDDGRVCLEVTHVDGPRVRCIVIEGGLVSDHKGLNLPGVAVSVPALSDKDVADLRWALRIGADLIALSFVRSGKDIEDVHTVMREEGRFLPVIAKIEKPQAVDNLDAIVDAFDGLMVARGDLGVEMPLEQVPLVQKRAIKLAKRNAKPVIVATQMLDSMIHASRPTRAEASDVANAVLDGTDAVMLSGETSVGKYPVETVKTMGRIIEAVEEEVLEAGLPPLTVRNKPRTQGGAVARAAAEIGDFLGAKYLVAFTQSGDTARRLTRYRSPIPVLAFTYEPSVRSQLALTWGVETFLGPFVPTTDEMVAQVDAQLLSLGRCEKGDVVIITAGSPPGLAGSTNLVRVHHVGQLDN; encoded by the coding sequence ATGCATACCCTCGGAGCCATGCGCCGAGCAAAAATCGTCTGTACTCTCGGGCCCGCCGCCGACTCGTACGACCAGATCAAGTCCCTGGTCGACGCCGGCATGGACATCGCCCGCTTCAACCTGAGCCACGGCTCCCAGGCCGAACACGAGGAACGGTACCGCCGGGTCCGCAAGGCCGCCGACGAGACCGGCCGCAGCGTCGGCATCCTGGTCGACCTTCAAGGTCCGAAGATCCGCCTCGGTACTTTCGCCGAGGGCCCCGTACTCCTCGAACGCGGCGACGACTTCACCATCACGGTGGACGACGTCCCCGGTGACCGCGAGATCTGCGGCACCACCTACCCCGGGCTCGCCAATGACGTCGCGCGCGGGGAGCGGATCCTGATCGACGACGGCCGGGTCTGCCTGGAGGTCACCCACGTCGACGGACCGCGGGTGCGCTGCATCGTCATCGAAGGCGGCCTGGTCTCCGACCACAAGGGCCTCAACCTGCCCGGAGTCGCCGTCTCCGTGCCCGCGCTCAGCGACAAGGACGTCGCCGACCTGCGCTGGGCCCTGCGGATCGGCGCCGACCTGATCGCGCTCTCCTTCGTGCGCAGCGGCAAGGACATCGAGGACGTGCACACCGTGATGCGCGAGGAGGGCCGCTTCCTCCCCGTCATCGCCAAGATCGAGAAGCCCCAGGCCGTCGACAACCTGGACGCCATCGTCGACGCCTTCGACGGCCTGATGGTCGCCCGCGGCGATCTGGGCGTGGAGATGCCGCTGGAGCAGGTCCCGCTGGTCCAGAAGCGCGCCATCAAGCTGGCCAAGCGCAACGCCAAGCCGGTCATCGTGGCCACCCAGATGCTCGACTCGATGATCCACGCCTCCCGCCCCACCCGCGCCGAGGCCTCGGACGTCGCCAACGCCGTGCTCGACGGCACCGACGCGGTGATGCTCTCCGGCGAGACCTCGGTCGGCAAGTACCCGGTCGAGACGGTCAAGACCATGGGCCGGATCATCGAGGCGGTCGAGGAGGAGGTGCTGGAGGCCGGCCTCCCGCCGCTGACCGTGCGCAACAAGCCCCGCACCCAGGGCGGCGCCGTCGCCCGCGCGGCCGCCGAGATCGGCGACTTCCTGGGCGCCAAGTACCTCGTCGCCTTCACCCAGAGCGGCGACACCGCCCGCCGCCTGACCCGCTACCGCTCGCCGATCCCGGTGCTCGCCTTCACCTACGAGCCCTCGGTGCGCAGCCAGTTGGCCCTGACCTGGGGCGTGGAGACCTTCCTCGGCCCGTTCGTGCCGACCACGGACGAGATGGTCGCCCAGGTCGACGCCCAACTGCTCAGCCTGGGCCGCTGCGAGAAGGGCGACGTCGTCATCATCACGGCCGGCTCGCCCCCGGGCCTGGCGGGCTCGACCAACCTGGTGCGGGTGCACCACGTGGGGCAGCTGGACAACTGA
- a CDS encoding trypco2 family protein → MIELAELIRELRGELNAAIAGGDGQALRFELGAVEVEATVAVERAAGGSGKVKFWVVEAGGDGKLTHSRTQKITLTLQPVLVAEGGTPSPVLIGDEAVDGER, encoded by the coding sequence GTGATCGAGCTGGCGGAGCTGATCCGGGAGTTGCGGGGCGAGCTGAACGCGGCGATCGCGGGCGGGGACGGGCAGGCGCTGCGGTTCGAGCTGGGGGCGGTGGAGGTCGAGGCGACGGTCGCCGTGGAACGGGCGGCCGGGGGGAGCGGGAAGGTCAAGTTCTGGGTGGTGGAGGCCGGTGGGGACGGGAAGCTGACCCACTCCCGGACGCAGAAGATCACCCTGACGCTGCAGCCGGTTCTGGTGGCCGAGGGCGGCACGCCCTCGCCGGTGCTGATCGGCGACGAGGCGGTTGACGGGGAGCGGTGA